The Alnus glutinosa chromosome 10, dhAlnGlut1.1, whole genome shotgun sequence DNA window tggagtaaaagGTGGTTCAttgactccccactcttcttacacatacaataTCATTCGACCGCAATGAGATGTCGCTTTCTAAGATTATCTATGGTTAGGATCTTCCCCCAAGGAAGTTGACCAAGCAAAGAATAGCACTCTTAAAGGAGCCTTATTCTACCAAAACTCATCCAAGGGAAAGGAATGTTATCATGGGGAATAAGGACATTGTAgtaagatctaacatcaaacaactCTCTCTTGGAAAGTACCCAACAAAGCTTGTTTTTGCCACCCTGTCTCAATCTAAAGGAgtacaacaaattaaagaacGAGGTAAAAagatccacctcccaatcgtgagtCACTCTGAGAAAGTTAACATTCCACCGTTGAAAGTCGCTTAAAAGCACCAAATGGTTTGCCATGGAGGCATCCTTACATTGAGCCAAACTGAACAAGTTCGGAAAAGCTGCCTTGAGGGACCACACCATGCCAAAATCAAATCTAGTATGACTATAGAACTCCCCCAGCCCGTCATGATATTCTTCCATATTCCCATCTCATACGACCAATTAACCTCATTAAAACACCACCCACACCACGCGCTACCATATTTAGCATCCGCTACCACCCTCCACAAAGCTTCTCTCTCGTAAACATAACGCCAAAACCGTCCACTCGTCTGATTCTGATTTCCAAAAATTGATGTAGGACAAGAAGCTTTTGTTTTACATTTATGTACCACACAAATGGCTTTAGACTTATTGGACTTAGCATAATATGGATACGAATAAATGTCTTCTCTTATATAATAGATTAAAAAGGCTCATTAAATTAGCAATTTATATCGCTAGATCTAGCAAAGTCTGGCATGAATTGTTAACTAATGCTATTCAATGGATATGGATTTACACTTGATACCTGCAATACAAGTTGTCATTGCTCATACATCAACTATATACTAATACAGGCTACCTTATATTTCACAAATTAATGGCAAAGTTGGTTCATCTTAGAACCTTCTCAACCGATACTGTTAGTGTAGAAGAATTTGGGAAGTGAATAAAATGATGTAGAAGCACAAAATATAATCTGCCTTCCAAATCTGCAAAGAAGATTATGGTCCTAAAATTGGAAGCTAGTGGTAGATTATCTAGGACCCAAGATGCTTAGTTGAAATCTGATATGTTAGTCCAAAGACTTGCAATGTGAAATGCATTGTGAGTTGGATTATTATTGGGAGCTTCTGTATCATGGTTTACAATTTTGCTTAACCGTGGGTTTTTATTAGgcgaaaaaataaaaggaagaattgcagtttaaatgttttaaattatgGAAGAATTTtggaaatgaataaaataagttTAAATCACAAATCAcagtattttcctttttaattttgaatctAGATATTGGGAGCGGATGATAGATTATCTAGCACCCATGATGATAGCTTGAAAACTTATACATCAGTACAAAGACTTACATTATTGAAACTACTCTACTGGTTTTCGCTTCATATGTTGCTATGATAAATTGTTGCAAAAGTTTAATCTTTGAGTAtgatataaattattaaaagtgcaattttcaagtcaaatAGGCTTAAAAGGCCATCTATCTAATGATCATAATTATATGAAGCAGAAGCTATTTTATATAATGTTGTGAATTATAGAGTTAAAACTTTACCATTATCACCTACTAAAGATATAATTGCCAAATAAATGAACCTATTGTTTTTCTTACAAAAGGgggagtgtgtgtgtgtgcgcgcatTGCCATATTGACCATTTTTCCAAGTGTTTATTAATGATGTTCGTGTTCTAATAATCATTTGTTGTATATGTGTGTTTTGTGAGCAATCATCTTTTGTGCTTCATTTGGTGGTTTATGGTCCCAATATCTTTGGGAGAATGATGCGTTTCAGGACTAGCTCAACCAAATGtgtgtatttgtgtgtgtgtgtgtgtgaagttATTGACTTTTCTCAGTTGTTCCAGGGCTTCGAACAAGTTTATGCAgtgaaaaaaaggaagaaaaaaaaaggcttgcTGAGGAATAATTTCTTAGTCCCTTGAGTGTAGGAATGTGCAGTTGCACACCTAAAATGTTGCATAAACAGGCTAAGTGTactctatttaaattttctagtGAGTTTGATTCAAATTGCTTAGGACCCAAGATGGAGATTTGAGACTATGGCCCCATTTAGTAAtccccttcccctcccctcccctccccttatggataattttttttgttgagtaaaagttaaaagtgattgatgtgatataaagtagaaagaatttatatagaaaagtagaaaaactttgtattgtagtgagtttttttatttaaataataataaaaaattgttgatgtgatataaaaagtaaaaaagattaagaatgttttgagttgatattttttgggaaaGGTGGAAATAAGGGGAAGGGAGAGgggagggggttattaaacggggccTATATTTgacttgaattttgtttttttttttttttttataagtaatgaaattttataaaaaaaacgtaaaacgcccctaagtacacatgaagtatacacaagagCAGCTGaaacagcccacaaaaagaaataaaccaaataaacccttaaaaaccaaaagccctcaaacccaaagCCTTAAGAAGCACACCCTTCTACAgcacgtgagccttgcctttcctatgTCTAGAGGAAGCGCTTGCATCaccataattaatggagcttaccaaattcaaaatctcccCCCTCCCTTTGGTCTTAGGCCGCGCAACCTTCTGAagagtccattgatcatttgttcaTGCATTGTGTGGTTGCTACAGAGTTGTGGAGTATGATTTTGCAGCTGTTTGGTGTGGTGTGGTGTGGTGTGTTTGGAGGGAACGAAATGCACGCTGTTTTAAAGACTGTGAGACTAGTTTGATTAACTTGAAAAAATTAGTGATACAAACTTTGTTTTTGTGGAGAGTGAGACTACAGTCTATGTCTGAGTGTtcttattctgattttttagataagtgctctattttctctttaaattagGGGTTTCATGTATACATCCTGAAGAAAGTCTTCTTCAAAGGCATCCATAATCGCCAAGGGCGGATCCTTGTCCTCAACACGATCCAACTCCTAATCCAATGCCATGCTTGGAGGAAGAACATCCAAAAGGTAAGGGGAATCTCCATCTTCCCCATCTAAACCTACTGGCCACTTTTGAGATTGGGACAAACCATTCACCCTGGAATCATCACTCTTTCAAACGGTTGGAGTGACACAACCACCCAAGGGGGAGGGAATCCCTACCACCCCAATTCCCTTTACTTCTAGAGTCGATGATAACACGACCGACTCTAAAAGCGAGGTATGATGAGTTAAAGCTTTCACAGCCGGGCTCGGGTTGAGAAACTCCCGTCGAAGGAGGTCTTTCATCGAAGTAGATGGCTTAACAAAATCCTTCACGGAATCTGCCACTCTCGCAGAGTCCATCACTGGAAGCACTGCAACTGCTTCATTGGCTGCCACAAACTCTACAAATAAATTCTCATCCAAATGCCCTAATTTGCCTTCCATTTTGGTAGTACTTCTGGAAAGGCTTAGAAACCGACAACAAAATTGTCAAGGATGTatagcttctttttcttttgttatattgAACCCATCCTCATTTCTGTCTTACTCTACCCTTCTTAAACCAATTCCCAGCCCAAATTGTACTACTCAGTCTTATCAATTGGTTGTAGCCTTAAAATTTGACTTAGGGTATTCTCCTGCATCAGTTGTAATTGTATCCTTTAGCTATAGCTAATTCATGggtttagaggaaaaaaaaaacatatagtAAAAGTGAAAGAACAGCTAAATATTCTTATGGAAGATGGGTGCTTTCTGTTGTGCCTTGTACTACATTAAGGGTCCATTGGTGGCAAGCCCAAGCTCAGTGCTTAGGCTGCACAGGTTTTTATCTTTTGCAGCTAGGCGTGCATGTTCTAATTGTAAGGATAGCTAGtcgatgaaagaagagaaatagaTATGTTTGAAAATTCAACCAAGACAGGATTTATGATCATTTTGTGATGCCTTTATTTACTTGTAATTTCAGACGCAGAAACAAATACAGGGTTTAATCTTTGTTAGCTGGGTTTGAGCGTGCTTCTTAATCTATATCAAcatttaccttcttttttttgggggggggggggggggggggggcgggcaGTTCTCCTCTTTTTGCCTTCATGGTTGcagttttcaacaaaaaatttgatCTTGACATTAAACTATGCCATGTAATAATACATGATCCATGTAGAGTATCTTGGATTAGATCACTGCATTCTCTATTAGTAATCACTTGGATGAGGATGCAGTCAATATCTATCAATCTGTATGTTGAATTCTGCTTTATCATACTGTATAAAATATAGTTATATGTCTTTTACTGATTTAGGAATGGAGCAATACGACCTGCATGGACAGAGACGGGATATGAAGCACAAAGGAAGGAACGTAGTATGGTCAATTGCAATGGACAAGTGCCTTATTGAATCCCTTGCTATTCAGGCTAAAAACGGCAACAAAATTGACAAATGTTTTAATGAAAATGCTTACACTGCCGCTTGTATTGCTGTGAACTCCCATTTTAACTTGAACTTGAATAATCAAAAAGTTGTTAATCGACTTAAGACAATTAAGAAGAGGTATAAGATAATAAAGGATATGCTAAGTCAAGACGGATTCAGGTGGAATCCTAACGCAAAGATGATTGAGTGTGACAACGATGATCTTTGGAAGAGATACATTGCAGTaagttgttcttttttcttttcttttctttttctttctttttttttttttttaaaaaaaaaggtttaatctctctcctctttttttttttgcccttttaaAATGTGTCAGGCTGTTTTTTACAATATGCTTGTTGGGTTTATCATTTCATTGGATAGGCACACCCTGATGCAAGAGGATTTCGAAGCAAACAGATAGAGATGTATGATGAACTAAAAATTGTTTGTGGAAATTATCAAGCCCCTAGTCGTTGGGCTAAGATGAAGGATGGAGGCCATCCAACAGATTCAAGGAATTGTGATGATGGCTCTGCTTCATGTCTTTCCCCAAGTTCAGAAGACCAAAGCGAGACAGATGGAACAGAGTCATATTCGGGAACACCAGAGTATGCCCAGATGCCAGATGGTACTCAAGATCCTCCCCTGATACCGCCTCTCAGACAGCTCCCTAAACGGCCTCGTGGGTCAGAGGCTCTCCAGGATGCAATGTTGGCAGTGGCATCAAGCATTCGGCGCTTGGCTGATGCGATGGAGCGAAGCAAATGCTCAATTGATGCCCATGAGCTACTAGAGGCTGTAATGGAGATTGATGGCTTGGAAGAGGCTAAACAGATGTATGCTTTTGAGTATTTGAATGCTGACCCTGTCAAAGCCAGAGCCTTCTTGACATACAATGCTCGAATGAGGAAGATATATTTGTTTCGACAGTTCTGGTGGTGGAAGTGAATGCAGGCAGGGCCCTGTCTCACGGCTTTTTCGGGTGTATAGTTATGATATTGTGGGTGTTTTCTGGATATTTGCACATTATTTGAACCATCCTTGTTTGGTGTTTTGTTAGGTGAATGTATAGATATTAGATATTCACAGGGTACATTATTTTAAGGGCAGGGTAGAATTACTCGTGAATATAACTGGCTTGAAGCATGGATTGGGAAGACATTTTCTGGCTTCCTTGATGCCTCTTTTGGAAGTGAAGCGAGCAGTAGGTTTAAGAAGTTTCCTTTTCTTACTTCTACGTCTGGAAGAGTGCTTGTGCTTTTCTAAACTCTAGTGGATTTTTCTATTTCAGCCTTCAATGGGTTTGGGCTGTGCTTTCTTCACATTTGTTATGCTTTTTCGGCTTCTTTATGACCATGTTAAGGGATTTGGATTCAGCAATTTGATGTTCGGATGGCTAGTAATTTGGGTAGTAAACGTGATGCAGTCTTTATGAGGTCTATACGTCCAAATAGGTGAGCGGATAGTTTAAAACTTATTTGGTTAGATGAACTTCATATGAACTCTTTCACATTTATTATCCGAATTACAAATTGTTGGGATCTTTATTCCATGTGAAAGTGCTATTTATGGCAGAAATTGCACAAACGACCAAATGATAAAAGGAAATTCTTTTGGGTTTGTCTTTAATTATTAACATATTGCTGCTGAGAATGCCGTCGGGAGCAATTCTGTCTCTATGATGGTGTTTATGTTGATCATTTTGCAATGTAGACAGAGAAATCACTTTTATGAAAGCACTTTTGAAGTCAAAAGCAAAATTAATTTGGCAGTAGGAAGTTCTGTTTCGTTtgtaatttctctctctcgtcctttcttttcttttagttgaTCCAATCCAATTACAAGTCTTTCCAAAGCAACTTTATCATGAAGCACAAGCAGGTGAATGAGAAGGAGCTGTTGATAAAactaaaggaaaaacaaaaactaaattttgATAGAAGGATTTCCATAAGTGAATGGccgaggggaaaaaaaattataataatttttttttttagatgaatcaaaaattttataaaaccaaactcaacaaaaacaaaagtcaCTCCAGAAAACTGGATCCTCTCTCCACAATCGGGAAAACAACTAATTTGCAACAACAGGACAAAAACTTACACAAGAGCAGGAACTCAAACCAAATAACAAAAGTTTCTAAACAGAATCTTATACACCAACACTCTGACTTCCAAAAAACTTCTAACTAGAGCCAGAGCCAAATTCTCTACTAAGAAGCTTGATTCGAACTTCCCTTTTCACCAGTGTTGCAAGAGCCTCTTCAGACCTTGGAGGATTACCATGCAGCAAGTCATTTCGACGCCTCCAGAGATGGTAAACAGTAGCAGCAAGGCTAAGCTTGCACACAGTTGCagcaaaactttttcctttccaCGCAGAAGAGCTCCAGGCCGAAACATCATCCCAAATCAACTTAGGATCAGAAATCAAGCAAGCCTCCATAACAGCCCTCCATACCCGACGACTAAAACTGCATTCAAAAAAACAGATGATCCCGGCTTTCTAGACTAGCATGACAGAACAAGCACTCCATACTTCCAGCAATACCCCAACTCACCAATTTATCACGAGTAAGCAGGGCATCCCTAAATGTAAGCCACAAACAAAAAGCATGTCGGGGAATAGCTAAATTAAACCACACCACTTTCCACCAAGAAACCATAGGTTTTTTAATTCTTAGACTATCCCAAACATCAGCACAATTATAGGATCCTCTCTTAGAATTCCAGAAAGGAACATCAGGACCCCCCTCAATACTCACCTCAAACAGTTTCATCTGAATGGCAGCAACACTTTCAGATCTAGCACCTGCCCAAAACCAATCCCCATGCTTCATAATAGAAGACACCTTGGCCTCCTTCTTACTAGCAGCATCAAACATAACTCTTGGACCATATTTATCAATTAAACACCCATCCGGATGCCAATGATCATACCAAAGGAAAGCCTTGTTCCCATCACCAATTCTGAATCTGATAAACTGTTTAGCAAGGTCcctaaaattataataattgaaatcaatAATAATAGTCTGGTTATCttatgaagaataaaaaaaaaaatcatctgaCATGACA harbors:
- the LOC133880684 gene encoding L10-interacting MYB domain-containing protein-like, which translates into the protein MEQYDLHGQRRDMKHKGRNVVWSIAMDKCLIESLAIQAKNGNKIDKCFNENAYTAACIAVNSHFNLNLNNQKVVNRLKTIKKRYKIIKDMLSQDGFRWNPNAKMIECDNDDLWKRYIAAHPDARGFRSKQIEMYDELKIVCGNYQAPSRWAKMKDGGHPTDSRNCDDGSASCLSPSSEDQSETDGTESYSGTPEYAQMPDGTQDPPLIPPLRQLPKRPRGSEALQDAMLAVASSIRRLADAMERSKCSIDAHELLEAVMEIDGLEEAKQMYAFEYLNADPVKARAFLTYNARMRKIYLFRQFWWWK